Below is a genomic region from candidate division TA06 bacterium B3_TA06.
AGTACTCGCCGCGGATGTAGACCGAGCCCTCGGGGTCAAGGTCACTTCGCGCCTCGCCCACTAACCCTACCATTCCCCTCTGGCCTGTGGTGGGTTTGCGCACGTGGGTTCTGACCGCAAGCCAGATTATGAGTACGAACAACGCAACAACAAGCCCCATAATGGTGATTATCACAGGCCAGGATATCCCGTAAAACGAAGGGGTTGACTGAAACATAAGCAACGTTCCTAAAACCAACGACACTATCCCTCCTATGGTTAGCATCCCATATGAGGTGATCTTCACCTCCAGGATGAAAAGTATAAGTGCCACGGCAATAAGCGCCAACCCTGCGTAATTGATGGGCAGCACCTGAAGTCCGTAGAACGCAAATATCAAAGCGATTATACCGACAACGCCAGGGATGATAGAACCGGGATTCTGAACCCACGCTATAACCCCGTAGATGCCGATCATTAAAAGGATGTAGATAAGGTTCGGGTTGGCCAGCACCCGCAAGAGCCTCTCGTACCAGCGCAAACCGATCTCGATCTCCTCGGCGTCGGCGGTTTGCAAAACCACCTCGCCCTCGGGCATCTTGACCTTATGACCGTCGAGCTTTTCGAGTAGTTCTTCGAGTGAAGAAGCGATGTAGTCGATAAGTCCCAGCTCGAGCGCCTGGTTGGCAGCCGCTGAGATTGACTCGCGCACCGCGCGTTCTGCCCAGTCAGGGTCTCTGCCTCGCTCCTCGGCGAGCGATCGGATAAAAGCCACCGCATCGTTCTCTATCTTGCCCATCATGATCGAGTCGGGTTGCTGGCCTCCCATGGCCACCGGATGAGCCGCACCCATGTTGGTGCCCGGAGCCATGGCCGCCACGTGAGCGGAGAGCATGATGAATACCCCTGCCGAGGCAGCGCGGCCACCCACAGGATAAA
It encodes:
- a CDS encoding serine protease, whose amino-acid sequence is MRHFRLLLFLLPVLAYPAASKYVVLEFEGTIGPVSDRYIANGIDKAEELDADFILLKLDTPGGLDESMRRIVKKIMASDIPVVGYVYPVGGRAASAGVFIMLSAHVAAMAPGTNMGAAHPVAMGGQQPDSIMMGKIENDAVAFIRSLAEERGRDPDWAERAVRESISAAANQALELGLIDYIASSLEELLEKLDGHKVKMPEGEVVLQTADAEEIEIGLRWYERLLRVLANPNLIYILLMIGIYGVIAWVQNPGSIIPGVVGIIALIFAFYGLQVLPINYAGLALIAVALILFILEVKITSYGMLTIGGIVSLVLGTLLMFQSTPSFYGISWPVIITIMGLVVALFVLIIWLAVRTHVRKPTTGQRGMVGLVGEARSDLDPEGSVYIRGEYWTAVAASGKIKKGTKVKVVDMDGMTLKVEREDS